GTAAgcagaaaatttataagattaaacgaGATAATGTTTTTCGGGATACTACATTAAGATGAGATTGAAAGGGCGTTATACGAAATCAATATTCAGTTAGTATTTACAATATCTAAAACAATTCGATAGTTGCCGAAAGAACAAGATGTACCAAATCGTTGATAGAATAAATATCGCGTATCTTTCTTCTAATTCTCACatacgtattaatttaaaaatatgccaTATAAATAGTCCAAATAAAATTACCAACCATATGTCGGtcgatattctaaaaaaactATAACTTATTTGTTTAGTAATGTCATTTAGATTTcctaatttttaatgataacttTATGAGAAGGCaatcaagatttaattttttgcccGGGCGAATCCCACTCGGTCGTTCTTCATGTCGAACACTGTGTAGTAGCGACGAATAAATACATCGCCCAAAATCCATTCcatagtatttatattaatcggATTATCTTGGAATCCGATAATGCAAATGCCTTCTCTGACCTATGAGACAATAAATATGACATCATAtgatatttctaatattctaaaaacaatttaaatttttatataataatattctttacctTCACGATATAATCTTTACCAGAGAGTTCAAACTTCTTACCACCTATGACGAAATTGATACGGGGCAGATGAGAAATCTTGTTACAGTCCACCTTTA
Above is a window of Temnothorax longispinosus isolate EJ_2023e unplaced genomic scaffold, Tlon_JGU_v1 HiC_scaffold_767, whole genome shotgun sequence DNA encoding:
- the LOC139825013 gene encoding lysosomal aspartic protease-like — translated: MGFSKIGGPPQDIADLKSKINVTDPVDCNKISHLPRINFVIGGKKFELSGKDYIVKVREGICIIGFQDNPININTMEWILGDVFIRRYYTVFDMKNDRVGFARAKN